A window of the Juglans microcarpa x Juglans regia isolate MS1-56 chromosome 5D, Jm3101_v1.0, whole genome shotgun sequence genome harbors these coding sequences:
- the LOC121264558 gene encoding dihydroceramide fatty acyl 2-hydroxylase FAH1-like yields MVAQEFTVDLNKPLVFQVGHLGEAYQEWVHQPIVGKEGPRFFESDFWEFLTRTVWWAVPTIWLPVVCFCISISIQVGHTLPQVALLVVAGIFVWTLVEYTLHRFLFHIKTKTYWGNTMHYLLHGCHHKHPMDGLRLVFPPAATAILCVPFWNFVKLISTPTTTPALFGGGLLGYVMYDCTHYYLHHGQPSSNVPRNLKKYHLNHHFRVQNKGFGITSALWDKVFGTLPSSKTAEKSR; encoded by the exons ATGGTTGCACAGGAGTTCACCGTAGATTTGAATAAACCCCTCGTCTTCCAG GTCGGCCATCTGGGAGAAGCTTATCAGGAGTGGGTTCATCAACCGATTGTTGGCAAGGAAGGCCCTCGATTCTTTGAAAGTGATTTTTGGGAG TTCTTGACCCGCACAGTTTGGTGGGCAGTTCCAACCATTTGGCTGCCAGTTGTATGCTTTTGCATCTCCATTTCAATACAAGTGGGCCATACACTTCCTCAGGTAGCTCTGTTGGTGGTCGCTGGCATTTTTGTGTGGACACTTGTCGAGTATACCTTGCACCGTTTCCTTTTCCACATCAAAACGAAGACATACTG GGGAAACACCATGCATTATCTTCTTCATGGCTGCCATCATAAGCACCCAATGGATGGCTTGAGACTTGTTTTCCCACCTGCTGCAACAGCTATACTTTGTGTACCG TTCTGGAACTTCGTCAAGCTTATATCTACTCCTACAACCACTCCTGCGTTGTTTGGAGGCGGTTTACTGGGTTATGTGATGTATGATTGCACCCATTACTACCTCCACCATGGTCAACCATCGAGCAATGTGCCACGAAATCTCAAG AAATACCACTTGAATCATCATTTCCGGGTCCAGAATAAAGGGTTTGGGATCACATCAGCGTTATGGGACAAGGTGTTTGGAACACTTCCTTCATCAAAAACAGCTGAGAAAAGTAGATAA
- the LOC121265716 gene encoding uncharacterized protein LOC121265716 — translation MVKSAYKLLSSLQRDTRSCEPSTAQEQKKMLSGLWKLQILNKVKIFAWRACQNGLPIKSNLKKRQVALEDNCVFCGTEEEDIIHAIYQCRTIRQCWIDLGLGLQLEARYIDFVEFVTIAQKNGSKEEVEKFLVIAWGFWYRSNKKMFDDSEVHPIAAVHQTLALWSDLKQLKGIGKKSNGRWIAPLVGSL, via the coding sequence ATGGTTAAGAGTGCCTACAAGCTGTTAAGCTCTCTTCAAAGAGATACCAGAAGTTGTGAGCCCTCAACTGCACAAGAACAGAAGAAGATGTTGAGTGGATTGTGGAAATTACAGATTCTTAATAAGGTTAAAATCTTTGCTTGGAGGGCTTGTCAAAATGGGTTACCTATAAAGTCCAATTTAAAGAAAAGACAAGTGGCGTTGGAGGACAATTGTGTTTTTTGTGGCACTGAGGAAGAAGACATAATACATGCAATTTATCAATGCAGAACAATCAGACAATGTTGGATTGACTTGGGACTTGGTTTGCAACTTGAGGCAAGATATATAGATTTTGTAGAGTTTGTTACTATAGCACAAAAAAATGGCAGCaaagaggaagttgaaaaattcCTAGTCATTGCATGGGGGTTTTGGTATAGGAGCAATAAGAAAATGTTTGATGATTCTGAAGTTCATCCAATAGCAGCAGTACATCAAACATTGGCCTTATGGTCTGATCTAAAACAGTTGAAGGGTATTGGCAAGAAGAGTAATGGCAGGTGGATTGCTCCACTAGTTGGATCTTTGTAA